In a single window of the Amycolatopsis sp. cg5 genome:
- a CDS encoding helix-turn-helix domain-containing protein: MTRGQGPTVRRRRLASELRRLREAAELTIDEVGDKLECSASKVSRIETGHVGVTPRDARDMLELYGISGDEQEALVQLSREARKRGWWHAYNEVFTGTFVGLEADASSLRAFQALLVPGLLQTERYARAVIRAMRPDADEVEIKRRVAARMARQELLTDPAPPEYWAVIDEAVLHRTVGGPEVMAEQLYRMVSVAKMPHVTVQVVPFGAGAHPGMEGPFLILGFPEQADPDVVYVDSTSTGLYLEMPPDVRRYSLMFDHLRAAALKPDDSLHQISEAAGRYAERAAAQT; encoded by the coding sequence ATGACGCGGGGGCAGGGGCCCACAGTGCGGCGCCGCAGACTCGCCAGCGAGCTGCGGAGGCTGCGCGAGGCGGCGGAGCTCACCATCGACGAGGTGGGCGACAAGCTGGAATGTTCGGCGTCCAAGGTGAGCCGGATCGAAACCGGGCATGTGGGGGTCACGCCGCGTGACGCCAGGGACATGCTCGAGCTGTACGGCATCTCCGGAGATGAGCAGGAAGCGCTGGTCCAGCTCTCGCGCGAGGCGCGCAAGCGTGGCTGGTGGCACGCCTACAACGAGGTCTTCACCGGCACGTTCGTCGGGCTGGAGGCGGACGCGAGTTCGCTGCGCGCGTTCCAGGCGCTGCTGGTGCCCGGCCTGCTGCAGACGGAGCGGTACGCCCGCGCGGTGATCAGGGCGATGCGGCCGGACGCCGACGAGGTGGAGATCAAGCGCCGGGTGGCCGCGCGGATGGCCAGGCAGGAGCTGCTCACCGATCCGGCGCCGCCGGAGTACTGGGCGGTGATCGACGAGGCCGTGCTGCACCGGACGGTCGGCGGGCCGGAGGTGATGGCCGAGCAGCTGTACCGGATGGTCTCGGTGGCCAAGATGCCGCACGTGACCGTCCAGGTGGTGCCGTTCGGCGCGGGCGCGCACCCGGGCATGGAGGGGCCGTTCCTGATTCTCGGCTTCCCCGAGCAGGCCGACCCCGACGTGGTCTACGTGGACAGCACGTCCACCGGCCTGTACCTCGAAATGCCGCCTGACGTGCGGCGTTACTCGCTGATGTTCGATCACCTGCGTGCCGCCGCGCTCAAGCCGGACGACTCGCTGCACCAGATTTCGGAGGCGGCGGGGCGGTACGCCGAGCGGGCCGCCGCGCAGACCTGA
- a CDS encoding acyl-CoA thioesterase encodes MTELAKEAASRLDTTSGAGQPVLDRLVALLDLEKIEENIFRGVSPRHSPVRVFGGQVAGQALVAAGRTVPADRRVHSLHAYFIRGGDPSVPIVYEVDRIRDGRSFTTRRVVAIQHGKAIFSLSASFQKDEPGIEHAESMPDGVPAPESLPSLVDWAKESGITHHERPRPIDIRYVSPPPWVTRETGERPAHTRVWMRADGTLPVDQLLHVCVLTYASDMTLLDSILARHGVYWELDKVLGASLDHALWFHRPFRADEWFLYDSQSPTASGARGLATGRFFAADGTLIATVVQEGLLRVIGS; translated from the coding sequence ATGACCGAATTGGCCAAGGAAGCCGCTTCCCGTCTCGACACGACGTCCGGCGCGGGGCAGCCCGTGCTGGACAGGCTGGTGGCGCTCCTCGATCTGGAGAAGATCGAGGAGAACATCTTCCGCGGTGTCTCGCCCCGGCATTCGCCGGTGCGGGTGTTCGGCGGCCAGGTGGCGGGCCAGGCTCTGGTCGCCGCCGGCCGTACCGTGCCTGCGGACCGCAGGGTCCACTCGCTGCACGCGTATTTCATCCGCGGCGGCGACCCCAGCGTCCCGATCGTCTACGAGGTCGACCGCATCCGCGACGGCCGGTCGTTCACGACCAGGCGCGTGGTCGCCATCCAGCACGGCAAGGCCATTTTTTCGCTGTCGGCCTCGTTCCAGAAGGACGAGCCCGGCATCGAGCACGCCGAGTCCATGCCGGACGGCGTCCCGGCGCCCGAGTCACTGCCGTCGCTGGTCGACTGGGCCAAGGAATCGGGCATCACGCACCACGAGCGTCCCCGCCCGATCGACATCCGCTACGTCAGCCCGCCGCCGTGGGTCACCCGCGAGACCGGCGAGCGCCCCGCGCACACCCGCGTCTGGATGCGCGCCGACGGCACCCTGCCCGTCGACCAGCTCCTGCACGTCTGTGTGCTCACCTACGCGTCGGACATGACCCTGCTCGACTCGATCCTGGCCCGCCATGGCGTCTACTGGGAGCTCGACAAGGTACTGGGCGCCTCGCTGGACCACGCGCTGTGGTTCCACCGCCCGTTCCGCGCCGACGAGTGGTTCCTCTACGACAGCCAGTCCCCGACGGCCTCAGGCGCCCGCGGCCTCGCGACGGGCCGCTTCTTCGCCGCCGACGGAACCCTCATCGCCACAGTCGTCCAAGAAGGCCTCCTCCGCGTAATCGGCTCGTGA
- the pyk gene encoding pyruvate kinase, whose amino-acid sequence MSRRAKIVCTLGPATATPEKMRALVDAGMDVARMNFSHGSHSDHKAVYDLIRTAAAESGRAVGILADLQGPKIRLGTFAGGPVEWRTGDVVRITVEDVEGTHDRVSTTYKGLAHDAKPGDRLLVDDGKVGLVVKGVEGSDVVCEVTEGGPVSNNKGVSLPGMDVSVPALSDKDIEDLEFALELGVDFIALSFVRSPADIDLVHQVMDKVGKGRLPVVAKIEKPEAVYNLEAIVLAFDAVMIARGDLGVELPLEQVPLVQKRTIQIARENAKPVIVATQMLESMINSSRPTRAEASDVANAVLDGADALMLSGETSVGRYAIDTVKTMARIIETIETDSPIVPPLSHVPRTKRGVISYAARDIGERLNAKALVAFTQSGDTVRRLARLHTRLPLLAFTPEESVRAQLAMTWGTVTRIVPRVETTDEMIQQVDHSMLEMGRYQRGDLVVIVAGSPPGTVGSTNLIHVHRLGEDDHA is encoded by the coding sequence GTGAGCCGACGCGCGAAGATCGTTTGTACATTGGGCCCCGCCACCGCAACGCCGGAGAAGATGCGGGCACTCGTAGACGCCGGGATGGACGTCGCGAGAATGAACTTCAGCCACGGGAGCCACAGCGACCACAAGGCCGTCTACGACCTGATCCGCACCGCGGCCGCCGAGTCCGGCCGCGCGGTCGGCATCCTGGCCGACCTGCAGGGCCCGAAGATCCGCCTTGGCACGTTCGCCGGTGGCCCCGTCGAGTGGCGCACCGGCGACGTCGTGCGCATCACCGTCGAGGACGTCGAGGGCACCCACGACCGCGTTTCCACCACCTACAAGGGCCTCGCGCACGACGCGAAGCCGGGCGACCGCCTGCTCGTCGACGACGGCAAGGTCGGGCTCGTGGTCAAGGGCGTCGAGGGTTCCGACGTGGTCTGCGAGGTCACCGAGGGCGGCCCGGTCAGCAACAACAAGGGCGTTTCGCTGCCCGGCATGGACGTTTCGGTGCCCGCGCTGTCCGACAAGGACATCGAGGACCTCGAATTCGCGCTGGAGCTGGGCGTCGACTTCATCGCGCTCTCGTTCGTGCGCTCGCCCGCCGACATCGACCTGGTGCACCAGGTGATGGACAAGGTCGGCAAGGGCCGCCTGCCGGTCGTCGCGAAGATCGAGAAGCCTGAGGCCGTATACAACCTCGAGGCCATCGTCCTCGCCTTCGACGCGGTGATGATCGCCCGCGGTGACCTCGGCGTCGAGCTGCCGCTCGAGCAGGTCCCGCTGGTGCAGAAGCGCACCATCCAGATCGCCCGCGAGAACGCGAAGCCGGTCATCGTCGCGACGCAGATGCTCGAGTCGATGATCAACAGCTCCCGCCCGACCCGCGCGGAGGCCTCGGACGTCGCCAACGCGGTGCTCGACGGCGCCGACGCGCTGATGCTCTCCGGTGAGACGAGCGTCGGCCGCTACGCGATCGACACGGTCAAGACGATGGCCCGCATCATCGAGACGATCGAGACCGACTCGCCGATCGTGCCGCCGCTCTCGCACGTCCCGCGCACCAAGCGTGGCGTCATCTCCTACGCCGCCCGCGACATCGGCGAGCGCCTCAACGCGAAGGCGCTGGTCGCGTTCACCCAGTCCGGCGACACCGTGCGCCGCCTCGCGCGGCTGCACACCCGGCTGCCGCTGCTGGCGTTCACGCCGGAGGAGAGCGTCCGCGCGCAGCTGGCGATGACCTGGGGCACCGTCACCCGGATCGTGCCGAGGGTGGAGACGACCGACGAGATGATCCAGCAGGTCGACCACTCGATGCTGGAGATGGGCCGGTACCAGCGCGGCGACCTGGTGGTCATCGTGGCCGGTTCGCCTCCCGGCACCGTCGGCTCGACGAACCTGATCCACGTTCACCGACTTGGTGAAGACGACCACGCTTAA